Within Labrys wisconsinensis, the genomic segment AGCGGATGCGCACCGTGCGGTCGCAGCGCGCGGCGAGCGCCATGTCGTGGGTGACGAGCACCAGGGTGGCGCCACGCTCGCGCTTGAGGGCGAACATGGTCTCGATGATGGCGGCGCCGGTCGCCTCGTCGAGATTGCCGGTCGGCTCGTCGGCGACCAGGATGCGCGGGTCGGGCGCCAGGGCGCGGGCGAGCGCGACGCGCTGCTGCTCGCCGCCCGAAAGCTGCGCGGGATAGTGCGACAGGCGGTTGCCGAGGCCGACGACGTCGAGCTCGGCCTCGGCCCGCTCGAAGGCGTCGGGGCGGCCGGCGAGCTCGAGCGGGATGGCGACGTTCTCCAGCGCCGTCATGGTCGGCACCAGGTGGAAGGACTGGAAGACGATGCCGATGTGCCGGCCGCGGAAGCGCGCCAGCCCGTCCTCGTCGAGCACGCCGAGATCCTGGTCGGCGACGCGCACCGTGCCGGTGTCCGGCCGCTCCAGGCCGGCGAGCGTCATCAGGAGCGTCGACTTGCCGGAGCCGGAGGGACCGACCAGGCCGACGGCCTCGCCCTGCCTTATTTTCAGCGAAACGCCCCGCAGGATATGGACGCGTGCCGCGCCGCGGCCGAGGCTGAGATGGACGTCCGTCAGTTCGATCGTCGATTCCACGCTTCCAACACCCGCTGCAAAGGACCCGCCATGCCTGGTTCCGCGACATATGGGCTCGCTGCCGCCATCCGCCAAGCGTGGCGCGCCCTCATCGCCGGCCTGGTGCTGCTGGCGGCGCTCGGCGCGCCGCTCCGCGCCGCCGAGCCGCTCAAGGTGGTGGCGCTCGGCGACAGCCTCACCGCCGGGCTCGGGCTGCCGGCTTCCGACGCCTTCCCGGCCAAGCTGCAGGCGGCGCTGGCGGCGCGCGGCCTCGCCGCCGTCATCGACAATGCCGGCGTCTCCGGCGACACCGCCGCCTCGGGCCTCGCCCGCCTCGACTGGTCGGTGCCGGACGGCACCAAGGCGGTGCTGGTGGAGCTCGGCGCCAACGACATGCTGCGCGGCATCGACCCCGCCGCGACGCGCGCGGCGCTCGATGCGATCGTCACCCGG encodes:
- a CDS encoding arylesterase, which gives rise to MPGSATYGLAAAIRQAWRALIAGLVLLAALGAPLRAAEPLKVVALGDSLTAGLGLPASDAFPAKLQAALAARGLAAVIDNAGVSGDTAASGLARLDWSVPDGTKAVLVELGANDMLRGIDPAATRAALDAIVTRLQARGIAVMLLGMRAAPNLGPDYQKAFDAIFPDLAARHGVALYPFFLDGVAGERALNQADGMHPTAAGVDVIVARSAPAVATFLQGVK
- a CDS encoding ABC transporter ATP-binding protein, with product MESTIELTDVHLSLGRGAARVHILRGVSLKIRQGEAVGLVGPSGSGKSTLLMTLAGLERPDTGTVRVADQDLGVLDEDGLARFRGRHIGIVFQSFHLVPTMTALENVAIPLELAGRPDAFERAEAELDVVGLGNRLSHYPAQLSGGEQQRVALARALAPDPRILVADEPTGNLDEATGAAIIETMFALKRERGATLVLVTHDMALAARCDRTVRIRSGHVESDTAAAAAAAE